From a region of the Triticum aestivum cultivar Chinese Spring chromosome 7D, IWGSC CS RefSeq v2.1, whole genome shotgun sequence genome:
- the LOC123168979 gene encoding vesicle-associated membrane protein 714, which yields MAIVYALVARGTVVLAEFAAVSGNAGAVARRILEKLPSEAEARLCFAQDRYIFHVLRSPADGLTFLCMANDTFGRRVPFIYLEDIQMRFMKNYGRVAHSALAYAMNDEFARVLHQQMEFFSSNPSADTLNRLRGEVSEIHTVMVDNIEKILDRGDRISLLVDKTSTMQDSGFHFRKQSKRLRRALWMKNVKLLAVLTGVIVLLLYLIIAAFCGGLSLPSCRS from the exons atggcgatCGTGTACGCGCTCGTGGCGCGGGGCACGGTCGTGCTGGCCGagttcgccgccgtctcgggcaaCGCCGGCGCCGTCGCCCGCCGCATCCTCGAGAAGCTCCCCTCCGAGGCCGAGGCGCGCCTCTGCTTCGCGCAGGACCGCTACATCTTCCACGTCCTCCGCTCCCCCGCCGACGGCCTCACCTTCCTCTGCATGGCCAACGACACCTTCGGAC GGAGAGTTCCCTTCATTTATCTCGAGGACATCCAGATGAGGTTCATGAAGAACTATGGCAGGGTCGCCCATTCTGCGCTGGCCTATGCCATGAACGACGAGTTCGCCAGGGTGTTGCACcagcaaatggagttcttctccaGTAACCCCAGTGCCGACACGCTCAACCGCCTCCGGGGTGAAGTCAGTGAG ATACACACCGTCATGGTTGACAACATAGAGAAGATTCTGGACAGAGGCGACCGCATCTCGCTTCTTGTAGACAAGACCTCCACAATGCAGGACAGCGGTTTTCACTTCCGCAAGCAATCCAAGAGGCTTCGGAGAGCTCTCTGGATGAAGAATGTCAAGCTTCT AGCGGTGTTGACGGGGGTCATTGTGCTGCTACTTTACCTGATCATTGCTGCTTTCTGCGGAGGCCTATCCCTTCCATCGTGCAGATCATAG